In a genomic window of Polycladomyces abyssicola:
- a CDS encoding tetratricopeptide repeat protein: MGEKQMIPLFDGVGHPVWMDREEFRKEVIPQHLKAEWDHPEELYTFVVQIFRDGFVEEADRGADRLLELYNRAEGVLLLKSLILLRKGKDEEAETLLRECMEKYPERGLAHTYMARIYDKRGDRERVIDWLRRGLELEPNQETALLWWVDLMIEEGGKSKAMNELKPLVEKEGAWWPKLIAGRLHLEEGDTSTAVHFFNNALEWFRFQREEQTPPSFDEEVALMTVVTLLSKHGCRDEVIMLCDQYWRAEYSTPFAVLDYAQALVEAGRVREAVDRLQQAVNFVLPEYVHLVEGKLAELKRKYSLKT; the protein is encoded by the coding sequence GTGGGAGAAAAACAGATGATTCCACTGTTCGACGGAGTCGGACACCCAGTGTGGATGGATCGGGAGGAATTCCGTAAAGAGGTGATCCCCCAACATTTGAAGGCGGAATGGGATCATCCGGAGGAATTGTACACGTTTGTGGTGCAGATTTTTCGGGACGGTTTTGTAGAAGAAGCCGACCGCGGCGCCGACCGATTGTTGGAGTTGTACAACCGGGCTGAAGGTGTTCTTCTGTTGAAATCATTGATCCTTTTGCGCAAGGGGAAAGATGAAGAAGCGGAAACCTTATTGCGTGAATGCATGGAGAAGTACCCGGAACGCGGACTGGCACACACCTATATGGCTCGTATTTATGACAAACGGGGAGACCGGGAACGTGTGATCGATTGGTTGCGTCGGGGACTGGAGCTGGAACCCAATCAGGAGACGGCGCTATTGTGGTGGGTCGATCTGATGATCGAAGAAGGCGGCAAGAGTAAGGCGATGAACGAACTGAAGCCTTTAGTGGAGAAAGAAGGGGCTTGGTGGCCGAAACTAATCGCCGGTCGTCTCCATTTGGAAGAGGGTGACACCTCGACAGCCGTTCATTTCTTCAACAATGCATTGGAATGGTTCCGGTTCCAGCGGGAGGAACAGACACCCCCGTCGTTTGATGAAGAGGTAGCGCTGATGACGGTAGTCACCCTATTGAGCAAACACGGGTGTCGGGACGAAGTCATCATGTTGTGTGATCAGTATTGGCGGGCGGAATACTCCACGCCTTTTGCAGTATTGGATTATGCGCAGGCGCTGGTCGAAGCGGGACGTGTCCGGGAAGCAGTCGACCGGTTGCAACAAGCTGTCAACTTCGTCCTTCCCGAATATGTGCACTTGGTGGAAGGAAAACTGGCGGAACTGAAGAGGAAGTATTCATTGAAGACCTGA
- a CDS encoding ABC transporter ATP-binding protein codes for MKEILKLEKWTASQNRKTVLKDIQLSVHQGEILALFGPDGAGKTILLKTIAGLHPNQRGRLWLNGMDITTQSAHRRNVVMVFRKPWLFPHMTVGENVDYGLRFRKLPPDERKKMVHNALAWVGMADMSNRMPSELSTDQQRRVSLARALVLQPDLLLLDEPLSDMEPWVRQDLLILLKELLQKLGMTVIFSTQEREEAVRLADRIAILHQGRILQEGTARQLVDKPATPEVARWMGSAVLIRGVWRKRVWETDVGSFPVAVFPCSFSEGAAVSGVIYPCDLQAAGWSQPIGERTLRLEGKWVYSTDTGKEYQHYIQLDNGVKVSVSSRRPLERTENGRVALLVEADCIPLFADEKHLL; via the coding sequence TTGAAAGAAATATTGAAGTTGGAAAAGTGGACCGCATCACAAAACAGGAAAACTGTGCTGAAGGACATTCAGCTATCGGTGCATCAAGGGGAAATTCTCGCCTTGTTCGGTCCGGATGGCGCAGGAAAAACCATCCTGCTCAAAACCATTGCCGGCCTGCATCCGAATCAGCGAGGTCGCCTCTGGTTAAACGGCATGGATATCACGACACAGTCCGCCCATCGGCGCAATGTCGTGATGGTGTTTCGGAAACCATGGTTGTTTCCCCATATGACAGTGGGGGAAAACGTGGATTATGGGTTGCGTTTTCGGAAGTTGCCTCCGGATGAACGAAAAAAAATGGTGCACAACGCATTGGCGTGGGTCGGGATGGCGGATATGTCGAATCGAATGCCGTCGGAGCTTTCAACTGATCAGCAACGTCGCGTTTCACTTGCACGAGCATTGGTATTGCAACCCGATCTGTTGTTGCTGGACGAACCATTGAGCGATATGGAACCATGGGTGCGGCAAGATCTGCTGATCCTGCTGAAAGAATTGTTGCAAAAGCTGGGAATGACGGTGATCTTCTCCACACAGGAACGGGAGGAAGCGGTTCGATTGGCAGATCGAATCGCTATCCTGCATCAAGGTCGTATCCTGCAAGAAGGAACTGCCAGACAGTTGGTAGACAAACCGGCTACACCGGAAGTGGCGAGATGGATGGGATCAGCCGTTCTCATCCGAGGAGTTTGGCGAAAAAGGGTGTGGGAAACCGATGTCGGCTCTTTCCCCGTTGCCGTGTTTCCCTGTTCTTTTTCGGAAGGAGCGGCTGTCAGCGGTGTAATCTACCCCTGTGACCTTCAGGCGGCAGGTTGGTCGCAGCCTATTGGTGAGCGAACGCTGCGATTGGAAGGAAAATGGGTGTATTCTACAGACACGGGAAAGGAATATCAGCATTACATTCAATTGGACAATGGTGTCAAAGTGTCTGTCTCCAGTCGACGTCCATTGGAACGAACGGAAAACGGACGGGTCGCTCTGTTGGTGGAAGCGGATTGCATCCCGTTGTTTGCAGATGAGAAACATTTGTTATAA
- a CDS encoding ABC transporter permease → MRKSLTGTAILLLLPIVGVLAWGVRFIFSPDGWPVLIETAPKWMGVWFGSVAVGLVVTLLNLAVALPVAKMLSHVEWKGKPVLPGYFLFVIVLLTFTFTMMGTDKGLVGLVLMVLIPTLPTSILMLNYAYQSIGKDMVEQASTLGASPVQVFWTITLPLLRPKIELVSLLVFFTAVGQSLLIWWLEGGRLPVISALIHGGLNRTTATVCLFLFVASGTAALIWMWWMERKHNGKRSQGEGCG, encoded by the coding sequence ATGAGAAAAAGCTTGACAGGTACGGCTATCTTGTTGCTCTTACCGATTGTTGGGGTGCTTGCCTGGGGAGTAAGATTCATTTTTTCCCCGGATGGGTGGCCCGTTTTGATCGAGACAGCTCCCAAGTGGATGGGTGTATGGTTTGGGTCGGTGGCGGTAGGCTTGGTTGTGACGCTTCTCAACCTGGCGGTGGCATTACCTGTGGCAAAGATGTTGTCTCACGTGGAATGGAAGGGAAAACCGGTTCTACCGGGCTACTTCCTATTTGTCATCGTACTTTTGACTTTTACTTTTACCATGATGGGGACGGACAAAGGGCTAGTGGGTTTGGTACTGATGGTGTTGATCCCTACCCTCCCCACTTCCATCCTCATGCTGAACTATGCTTATCAATCAATCGGGAAAGACATGGTGGAGCAGGCCAGTACCCTGGGGGCTTCTCCGGTCCAGGTGTTTTGGACGATCACCTTGCCCCTGTTGCGTCCCAAGATCGAACTGGTCTCTTTGCTGGTTTTTTTCACCGCAGTCGGCCAATCCCTTTTGATCTGGTGGTTGGAAGGTGGTCGTCTCCCTGTCATATCCGCACTGATTCACGGCGGATTGAACCGGACGACCGCCACGGTTTGCTTGTTTCTGTTTGTTGCTTCCGGTACCGCTGCACTGATCTGGATGTGGTGGATGGAACGAAAACATAACGGCAAACGTTCGCAAGGGGAGGGATGCGGTTGA
- a CDS encoding TrkH family potassium uptake protein: protein MMATIIGKKKLTPSQILVIGFAVTILIGALLLTLPISTENGQPLPFVDALFTSTSAVCVTGLVVRDTATTFSTFGELVIITLIQVGGLGFMTFATLLAVLLGKKIGVKERLVLQEAFNQLKMAGVVKLVLYVVFITFTIEGLGMVALAFQWVPQFGWEKGMYYSFFHAVSAFNNAGFDLFGDVYGKFSGLTHFVESPIVSLTISSLIILGGIGFIVIVEVIQYYRTKRLSLHTKLVLSVSAILIVAGTLLIVLVEWMNPKTLGPLSIGGKVLAAYFQSVAPRTAGFNTVDIAGLYPTTQFLIVILMFIGASPSSTGGGIKTTTLAAILLSVWTMVRGHDDVESFRRRIPSTQVYKALTVTVAALTLVITVTMILTITESHYLGRDILPAMFETVSAFGTVGLTMGLTPHLTVAGKLLITLTMFAGRLGPVTIAYAIAKRNEQRPFRYPEERPLIG, encoded by the coding sequence ATGATGGCTACCATTATTGGTAAGAAAAAACTGACACCCTCTCAAATTTTGGTGATCGGGTTCGCTGTTACCATCCTGATCGGGGCCTTGTTGCTTACTTTACCCATCTCAACGGAAAACGGTCAGCCGCTTCCATTTGTCGATGCGCTTTTTACGTCTACCTCCGCCGTTTGTGTGACGGGGCTGGTTGTTCGAGATACGGCGACGACCTTCAGCACTTTTGGAGAATTGGTTATCATCACCCTGATCCAGGTAGGCGGATTGGGATTCATGACGTTCGCCACTTTGTTGGCGGTCTTGCTGGGAAAGAAAATCGGAGTAAAAGAACGACTTGTTTTGCAGGAAGCATTTAATCAGTTGAAAATGGCGGGCGTCGTCAAATTGGTTTTGTATGTCGTTTTCATCACTTTCACGATCGAAGGGCTGGGAATGGTCGCACTGGCCTTTCAATGGGTACCGCAATTCGGGTGGGAAAAGGGTATGTACTATTCCTTTTTTCACGCGGTTTCCGCTTTCAACAATGCGGGCTTCGACTTGTTCGGAGATGTGTACGGGAAATTTTCCGGTTTGACGCATTTTGTTGAATCACCGATTGTCAGCTTGACCATTTCCAGCTTGATCATTCTCGGCGGGATCGGTTTCATCGTCATCGTAGAGGTAATTCAGTACTATCGAACCAAACGGTTGAGTCTACATACCAAATTGGTGCTGTCCGTATCGGCGATCTTGATTGTAGCTGGCACGCTGCTGATCGTGCTGGTGGAATGGATGAACCCCAAAACACTGGGTCCGCTGTCTATCGGCGGCAAAGTCTTGGCTGCTTACTTCCAATCGGTCGCACCGCGGACGGCCGGTTTCAATACAGTGGACATTGCAGGTTTGTATCCGACGACGCAATTTCTGATCGTGATTTTGATGTTCATCGGGGCTTCCCCCAGTTCGACGGGTGGCGGCATTAAAACGACGACGTTGGCTGCCATCTTGTTGTCCGTGTGGACCATGGTACGCGGACATGATGATGTGGAGTCGTTCCGCCGTCGCATCCCCAGCACACAGGTGTACAAGGCGTTGACCGTCACCGTGGCCGCGTTGACGTTGGTGATTACGGTAACCATGATTTTGACCATCACGGAAAGTCATTATTTGGGACGTGACATCCTGCCGGCAATGTTTGAAACCGTATCTGCCTTCGGTACGGTCGGTTTGACAATGGGGTTGACGCCGCACTTGACGGTGGCGGGCAAGTTGCTGATCACGTTGACGATGTTCGCTGGACGTCTTGGACCGGTTACCATCGCGTATGCCATCGCCAAACGGAATGAACAGCGCCCATTCCGATATCCGGAAGAACGGCCGTTGATCGGATAG
- the mnmA gene encoding tRNA 2-thiouridine(34) synthase MnmA: protein MSKKPRVVVGLSGGVDSSVSALLLKQQGYDVIGLFMKNWDDTDEFGNCTATEDFEDVRRVCAQIGIPYYSVNFEKEYRDKVFAYFLDEYRKGRTPNPDVMCNKEIKFGEFMEKALQLGADYIATGHYAQVRRTDGEVQLLRGADPNKDQTYFLYMVGKEQLARTLFPIGHLTKPEVRRIAEEAGLATAKKKDSTGICFIGERDFKEFLSHYLPAQPGEMRTLDGEYKGQHDGLMYYTLGQRHGLGIGGSGTGEPWFVVGKDLENNILYVAQGHDHPALYSDSLIATDVHWISGEAPKGSFRCTAKFRYRQPDQEVVVHPRDDGTILVEFARPQRAVTPGQSVVLYDGEVCLGGGIIDTTQKKEAS from the coding sequence ATGAGTAAAAAACCGCGTGTAGTCGTCGGCTTGTCCGGCGGCGTCGATTCGTCGGTCTCCGCACTTCTGTTGAAGCAACAAGGATATGACGTGATCGGTTTGTTCATGAAAAACTGGGATGACACCGACGAGTTCGGCAACTGCACCGCAACGGAAGACTTTGAAGATGTCCGAAGGGTTTGCGCCCAAATCGGTATCCCATACTACTCGGTCAATTTTGAAAAGGAATACCGGGACAAAGTGTTTGCTTACTTTCTCGATGAATACCGCAAAGGCCGGACGCCCAACCCGGACGTCATGTGCAACAAGGAAATCAAATTCGGCGAATTCATGGAGAAAGCCCTGCAATTAGGAGCCGATTACATCGCCACCGGTCATTATGCCCAAGTACGTCGAACGGATGGAGAGGTTCAACTGCTTCGCGGTGCGGATCCCAATAAGGATCAAACTTATTTCCTTTACATGGTCGGAAAGGAACAGCTGGCACGTACGCTGTTCCCCATCGGGCACCTGACCAAACCGGAAGTACGACGCATCGCCGAAGAAGCCGGATTGGCCACCGCCAAAAAGAAAGATAGCACAGGAATCTGCTTTATCGGCGAGCGGGATTTTAAAGAGTTTTTAAGCCATTATCTCCCAGCCCAACCAGGGGAAATGCGCACCTTGGACGGTGAATACAAAGGTCAACACGACGGCCTGATGTACTACACCTTGGGTCAGCGTCACGGTCTGGGGATCGGTGGTTCCGGAACGGGTGAGCCCTGGTTTGTGGTTGGCAAAGACCTGGAAAACAATATTCTTTATGTCGCACAGGGACACGATCATCCTGCACTGTATTCCGATTCGCTCATCGCCACCGACGTACATTGGATCAGCGGGGAAGCGCCGAAGGGTTCCTTCCGTTGTACCGCTAAATTTCGCTATCGCCAACCGGATCAGGAAGTGGTCGTACATCCCCGGGATGACGGCACGATTCTGGTGGAATTCGCCCGTCCACAACGGGCCGTTACACCCGGTCAATCCGTGGTATTGTATGATGGGGAAGTATGTCTCGGTGGCGGTATCATCGACACAACCCAAAAAAAAGAGGCGTCTTAA
- a CDS encoding S8 family serine peptidase, with protein MRSRTRVLFAVLLAVLLTVTGASVPASAWYDPSSDQTVVKSGEDGYYFVELSDPAIAEYNGGIQGYARTKPVAGDKISIQSEAVQSYAKHLKSKRDAVKNWLRNQAPQVRVVTEYAITINGLAVKTNGTDPSILRQAPGVKRVVKSIKYRPAMNVSHEIIHDIPMWKSGYDGKGIKVAVIDSGIDAKHPFLTDPALKTPEGFPKGDTRFTSNKVIVARVYSPDPTKTPEPIDSHGTHVAGTIAGIADYQDPSGVATKPLSGVAPKAYLGNYNVFPCNDCEAESIYIAKAVEDAVRDGMDVANLSLGGPAEPGFDLLAEVVNAAVDAGMVTVISAGNEGPGPMTIGSPGTADKVITVAAVTNKHFIGLPIKVTVDGVEKTLPAGSSAPGGQIQTRVAAPLAVVTDDNGTACQGITADLTGKIAVIKRGGCTFTQKATAAQDKGAVGVILINNSDGDPTAMLVEESVTIPMVMVSLNDGDWILKGQSASAVLEPLPEREFLTTNDSYIANFSSRGPTVNYTLKPDVAAVGVNVYSSVVGGGLASYNGTSMSAPHVAGAAALLHQAHPDWTPQDIKAALIGTGRDPKSAANPLEVGGGIIDVAAANKPVALANPASLSFKIVPPNGQNSSKTMQVTVKNTTNTKQMYYIIVDNKGNVKTSATYITVKPGAEGTFDVTVSGKGKTLGLDYTGYITLLAKNGKKIRIPYHYRVDHP; from the coding sequence ATGCGCAGCCGAACTCGAGTGTTGTTCGCAGTGTTGTTGGCCGTTCTGCTCACAGTTACCGGTGCTTCCGTACCGGCTTCCGCATGGTATGATCCTTCTAGCGATCAAACGGTGGTCAAGTCGGGTGAAGACGGGTATTACTTTGTCGAGTTGAGCGACCCTGCCATCGCGGAGTACAACGGTGGAATCCAGGGATACGCCAGGACGAAGCCCGTAGCGGGAGATAAGATCAGCATACAGTCCGAAGCCGTTCAGTCCTATGCCAAACACTTGAAGAGCAAGCGAGACGCGGTGAAAAATTGGCTCCGGAATCAGGCTCCTCAAGTACGGGTAGTGACTGAATATGCGATCACCATAAACGGATTGGCCGTCAAAACCAACGGCACCGACCCGAGCATCCTGCGTCAGGCTCCCGGAGTCAAGCGAGTGGTCAAAAGCATCAAGTACCGCCCGGCAATGAATGTGAGCCACGAGATCATTCACGACATCCCGATGTGGAAATCCGGTTATGACGGGAAAGGGATCAAAGTGGCGGTCATCGACAGCGGGATCGACGCCAAACATCCGTTTCTGACCGATCCTGCTTTGAAGACGCCGGAAGGCTTCCCTAAAGGGGACACCCGTTTTACCAGCAACAAGGTGATCGTCGCGCGGGTATACTCTCCGGACCCAACCAAAACACCTGAACCGATCGACAGTCACGGCACACACGTTGCGGGTACGATCGCCGGCATCGCGGATTACCAAGATCCGTCCGGTGTTGCGACGAAGCCTCTGAGCGGTGTCGCGCCGAAGGCATATCTGGGTAACTACAATGTATTTCCGTGTAACGATTGCGAAGCGGAAAGCATTTATATCGCCAAAGCGGTGGAGGACGCGGTACGGGACGGAATGGATGTGGCCAATCTGAGCTTGGGCGGTCCGGCCGAACCCGGGTTTGACCTGCTGGCGGAAGTGGTCAACGCGGCTGTCGACGCCGGGATGGTCACCGTCATCTCCGCAGGGAACGAGGGACCCGGACCGATGACAATCGGTTCTCCCGGAACAGCGGACAAGGTGATCACGGTTGCCGCTGTGACCAACAAGCACTTCATCGGGTTACCGATCAAAGTGACGGTGGACGGAGTGGAAAAAACTCTGCCGGCCGGTTCCTCCGCACCTGGCGGACAAATCCAGACGCGAGTGGCAGCGCCGCTGGCCGTCGTCACCGATGATAACGGTACGGCCTGTCAGGGAATCACAGCCGATTTGACCGGCAAAATCGCCGTGATCAAGCGCGGTGGATGCACGTTCACGCAAAAAGCTACAGCGGCTCAGGATAAGGGAGCTGTCGGCGTGATTTTGATCAACAACAGTGATGGTGATCCCACTGCCATGTTGGTGGAAGAAAGCGTCACGATTCCGATGGTGATGGTGTCGCTGAATGACGGGGATTGGATTTTGAAGGGACAATCGGCGTCCGCCGTGTTGGAACCCCTCCCCGAGCGGGAATTCCTCACGACCAATGACAGCTATATCGCTAACTTCTCCTCCAGGGGACCGACGGTAAACTACACGCTGAAGCCGGATGTGGCCGCAGTCGGGGTAAATGTGTACTCCAGCGTGGTGGGAGGCGGCTTGGCGTCATACAATGGTACCTCGATGTCGGCACCTCATGTCGCCGGAGCGGCGGCCTTGTTACACCAGGCACACCCTGATTGGACACCGCAGGACATCAAAGCGGCGTTGATCGGTACCGGAAGGGATCCGAAGAGTGCGGCCAACCCGTTGGAAGTGGGCGGTGGAATCATCGACGTGGCCGCGGCCAATAAGCCGGTCGCTTTGGCCAATCCAGCGAGCCTGAGTTTCAAAATCGTGCCGCCCAACGGACAAAACAGCAGCAAAACCATGCAGGTAACGGTCAAAAACACCACAAACACCAAACAGATGTATTACATCATTGTTGACAACAAAGGAAATGTCAAAACAAGCGCTACCTATATCACCGTCAAACCGGGCGCTGAGGGCACGTTCGATGTGACCGTTTCCGGAAAAGGAAAAACGTTGGGGCTGGATTATACAGGATACATCACGTTGTTGGCCAAAAACGGCAAAAAGATTCGCATCCCATACCACTATCGGGTGGATCATCCCTAA
- a CDS encoding glycosyl hydrolase family 18 protein: MRNHYDLYRKPKPPSSPEKQPEKRSWQWRGLSFTTWTVLLFMLITGTSSAGILYAVNRWAPLVKVTKPQQNPSDPSSTQPFASDDDDPYGWEGEDEWGETDAESGPSPYPDAKQPVPPKHNRWHSTDQHTPSDQAGRPHPSPPVVAPPTANRPVPSIRSKVAVYVPYWQTNAATTSFQRHTDSIDTAYFVWYEIKQNGTIGLIPSAKENEKALTLVRQHRIQIIFSLGNGWDPKRLHYWLETADRRRFLTKQIVQWAEQQRIDGVELNLEPLLAQDRERLSDFVVLVARNLHAKRKQLHISVFPKTREPGDWSGQIAQDWAHLGRYADKVNIMTFNYSLKKPGPGTPLTWLVKVLDFAVTQIPVDKIQVVFPWVGQLWKTDRTSPDPLTYSSAQVLLQNGWPLRRDANHEPYLVNRRDGKTQTGYFQDTISYKAKLDVIIQRYPNIGGVTHWYIGTEDPKVWMVIEQAMRSKSFEVGSRCGKSRPRLLFPVPTPHSTGYWVTHEQPLSKRENSAPGIMQWLKPVSADCFQERKNHHPCGWWFFGVP, from the coding sequence ATGCGGAATCATTATGATTTATATCGAAAACCGAAACCGCCATCTTCACCCGAAAAACAACCGGAGAAACGATCGTGGCAGTGGCGGGGTTTGTCATTTACCACTTGGACCGTTTTGCTGTTTATGTTGATTACAGGCACGTCAAGTGCGGGAATTCTATACGCCGTCAACCGGTGGGCCCCTCTGGTGAAAGTGACGAAACCACAGCAAAACCCTTCTGATCCGTCTTCAACTCAGCCGTTTGCCAGCGACGATGATGATCCGTACGGTTGGGAAGGAGAGGATGAATGGGGAGAAACAGACGCGGAGTCTGGCCCTTCTCCCTACCCTGATGCAAAACAGCCGGTACCACCTAAACATAACCGTTGGCATTCAACCGATCAGCATACCCCATCAGACCAAGCCGGGAGGCCCCACCCGTCACCACCTGTTGTCGCTCCGCCGACCGCCAACCGGCCGGTTCCGTCCATCCGGTCCAAGGTGGCCGTTTATGTACCGTATTGGCAAACGAATGCCGCCACCACTTCCTTTCAGCGACATACTGACTCCATAGACACAGCATATTTCGTTTGGTACGAAATAAAACAGAACGGCACCATCGGTCTCATTCCTTCGGCGAAAGAGAACGAAAAAGCCCTGACACTGGTGCGACAACATCGGATCCAAATCATCTTTTCTTTGGGAAACGGGTGGGATCCCAAGCGTCTGCATTACTGGCTGGAAACGGCAGACCGACGACGTTTTTTGACGAAACAAATCGTACAATGGGCCGAGCAACAACGAATCGACGGTGTGGAATTAAACTTGGAGCCGTTGCTCGCCCAGGACCGAGAGCGCTTGTCCGACTTTGTCGTGCTTGTCGCCCGGAATTTGCACGCCAAACGAAAACAACTTCACATCTCCGTCTTTCCCAAAACCCGGGAACCGGGAGATTGGTCCGGGCAGATCGCTCAGGACTGGGCACATCTCGGCCGATATGCAGACAAAGTGAATATCATGACTTTTAACTACAGCTTAAAAAAGCCGGGGCCCGGAACCCCGCTCACGTGGTTGGTAAAAGTTCTCGATTTTGCAGTCACTCAAATACCGGTGGACAAAATCCAAGTGGTTTTTCCGTGGGTCGGCCAACTTTGGAAGACAGATCGGACATCGCCAGATCCTTTAACCTATTCCTCAGCACAAGTGCTGCTTCAAAATGGATGGCCCCTCCGGCGCGATGCAAACCATGAACCTTATCTGGTGAATCGACGAGATGGTAAAACTCAGACAGGATATTTCCAGGACACCATCAGCTACAAAGCCAAACTGGATGTCATCATTCAGCGATATCCCAATATCGGGGGTGTAACCCACTGGTATATCGGAACGGAAGATCCGAAAGTGTGGATGGTAATTGAACAAGCGATGAGATCGAAATCGTTTGAAGTAGGTAGCCGCTGTGGGAAATCCAGACCCCGGCTGCTATTTCCCGTACCCACTCCTCACTCGACAGGATATTGGGTTACCCATGAGCAACCTTTGAGCAAAAGGGAAAACAGCGCACCCGGAATCATGCAGTGGTTAAAACCCGTGTCAGCAGATTGTTTCCAAGAAAGGAAAAACCACCATCCATGCGGATGGTGGTTCTTTGGCGTGCCCTGA
- a CDS encoding YugN family protein, with the protein MIPLHSPIIENVQGRFADVESLLDKEGFQLGGAYEYDHGYFDKALDRESDAHQSYLRVPVSSVKGRIGDPNATVKLGRPFVLRHEFQAGPDDRVNTGVFSGLIDQFQEPAVKDAPVDEKWIDRAQSALRELETRIQNGFRD; encoded by the coding sequence ATGATCCCACTACACTCACCCATCATCGAAAACGTACAGGGACGTTTTGCCGACGTGGAATCCCTGCTTGATAAAGAAGGATTCCAATTGGGCGGTGCGTATGAATATGACCACGGTTACTTTGACAAGGCCCTAGACCGGGAATCGGATGCGCATCAATCTTACCTGCGCGTTCCCGTTTCCTCCGTCAAAGGGCGAATCGGTGACCCCAACGCCACCGTCAAGCTCGGCCGGCCTTTTGTGCTGCGTCACGAATTCCAAGCCGGACCGGATGATCGTGTCAATACCGGTGTCTTTTCCGGCTTGATCGACCAGTTCCAAGAACCGGCCGTTAAAGACGCTCCTGTCGATGAGAAATGGATCGACAGAGCACAATCGGCGCTTCGAGAGCTTGAAACCCGGATTCAAAACGGATTCCGGGATTAA